From the genome of Triticum aestivum cultivar Chinese Spring chromosome 1A, IWGSC CS RefSeq v2.1, whole genome shotgun sequence:
AATATTACACTCACAAGAATCCATATTGAAACATGTATTTCCCATAGCTACAGATTTAAGAAGTTTTTGTGTCGCAAAAACTCTAGATTTAAGATTGGACAATTATATGCAACCATACTGACGAGCCCGGTCCACTTGTTAGCCTATTGGCTTTGCACCTACCCATAAACCCATGACAGAGGTTTGACCAAGGCTGCAAAGGGTTGGAGTTGTGCCTAGAGGGTTCAATCTTAAATCTGGAGTCATGTGTTATGAAAGCTTCTAGATCTATTGCTAATTTGCTATGTGCTAGACCAATCTGGAATTTTGTAATAGTTTGTACAAAATGCTTGAGGTTTTGCAAAAAAATTAGTCTTCTCTCTTTGATGTCTATCGCATTTGTGAGAATTTTTTCCATCTTAATGATCCTTAAAGATACGTTGTACTACTCAAGTCGTCTTCTATACATTTTTTTGTATATGTTTGGTGTTCTTACCTTGATCAAAGAAGAATTTGAACTAAGCAGATTAGCATTTGAGGGACTAAGGGTTCGCTTTTTAATACATGATACACCATGGTTTTGGAAATACTTGCACTTTTAATACTACAATTTTTAGTGGTAGCGAAACCACTAATTAGAAAATACTGAGCTATCAAACAGGGCCTGACATTTATGAGTTCTTTATTGCAGTTGCTTCTAGTTTCCTGTAATTGCTTGCCATGTAAGAATTTAGCACCTGTTGTTTGCCTCAATGTTAATTGAATTGCATAATGCCTGCTTTTCTCCTCATCATTATATTCCCATTTTGGGTGTCTGGTATGCAGATCTCTAAAGTTGTCTGGACCTATGTGCTCTGTGTTGAGTTAACCATTTCTGTTTGTGTAAACTGTCCTAATAATCTTAGATAATTACATTTCTATACTTGCAGACGCTAAACATTTTGTCATTGCTCCCTGATAAAACAATCGGCTGAATGTGTTCTTAAGAAAGTATAGTGTGGCATCAGATCTTCGTAGCAACTGCGTTTGTTTGTTTTGCTAACATAAACTGTGTTAAACTGTGGACTGACTATCTGTGTCCTTGGAATGCTTCTATATAGTATAGATTTATGGATGATATATTGTTATTAGTTTTTCAAGTAAAAATCACTCGTATGCTAGTATTGATGATGGCCAGTATGcttgtattttttcattttgcatCACCATACATAGTAGTGGTACCCTTTGTCAAAGGATGCTATGCAAGAAATCTATTCCGTGTTTTTGAAGTCTGAGATATGTAGAACGGGTTGAATATTTTGGTTTGGATTTTAagaagctactccctctgtcccataatataagagcgtttttgacactatattatgggacggagggagtaagaacAATTGGTGATGCACTGAGTAAGAACAGTTGATTTCCTACAGGGAGCGAATCCTTGTATTATTTTTCTCATTTGTTCCCTCAAAAACTCGCAATTGAATAAATAATTGAGCACTTGGTAGTTTTCAATGTTTTGCTAGAACTTCTAGCTTTGGAATTTATTGGTGGGTTCAGAGTTTTATCTAAGCAACGTTTACTTAACTAATTTTATGTGTAACTAAATAGCTATGCAATCATGGACAGCCTTGGTTTGAGCCCACCTTTGGATTTTATGAGGGATGCGCTTAGAGAAACTAGATTATGTGTGGACCTAGTTGACCTATAGGGTCATACATTTATCAGGATAATAATACATATAGTTGCAAATAAATTTGACAAAATGGTCAAAGTAACACTGAATGCAAATACAGAACAGATTTGCTGCTCTCTgttatcattttattttgttgcAAAGAGTAAGAGTTTGCACTGTTATTATGTTATCTCATAGTTTCCCACGGCAATTCAACAGGAAGCGTTTATTTGGCATGATGAATGATTTGCCAACCGTGTATGAAGTCATCTCAGGTATGAGACAATCGAAGGAGAGGGACAGATCGGGTGGTATTGACAACAGCGGTAGAAACAAGCTGCCATCAAAGGTAACAGGAAATTCTTTGCTGTTTTgatctcttcttctctcttcttctaATTTTATTGTGTCTCCTCAGCATACAGTCGAGGCGCCGCCACCACCACGTACAGAAAATAACGCCAGGGATGCCGATGAAGGCTacgatgaagatgacggcgaccaCAGCGAGACCTTATGCGGAACATGCGGTGGCATATACAGCGCCGAGGAATTCTGGATTGGGTGCGATGTGTGCGAGAGGTGGTACCATGGCAAGTGCGTGAAGATAACTCCGGCGAAGGCGGAGAGCATAAAGCAGTACAAATGCCCAAGCTGCAGCTCCAAGAGACCTAGGCAGTAGCAGCGCCGCCTCCTTTTGGCGGGGGACGGCCCCCATGGACGGGGGCcttgaagcagcagcagcagcggttgAGACTTTAGACTCCTTGTGCAAGGCTAACTACTACCGTCTTGCTATGTTTACTGTACCTTTCGTTTCAGGTTTACATATGGTGATGATGCTAATGCTTGTGAGGGAAGATGACACACATTTTCAAAGCCTTCTAATGTTTCCATGTCCTGAAGAGGAGTCAAAGGTGTATGTTGCCGGGAAGGGATAGTAGAATGATGAAAATATGTGTAACTTTTCATGGGAAGTTCATGTTCCAATAATCCGGGAGGTTTATTTATACTATTCTATCTATGTTAATATATGTATTATTAGTCTGTTCAGCTGTCATGTGGAACCTGTTGTGAAATAACAATTTTGGTTAAAGGGcagcctggtgcatgtagctcccgcttgcgcagggtccgggaaagggtccgaccactttgggtctatagtacgcagcctttccctacatttttgTAAGAGGCTGTtttcaggacttgaacccgtgacctcatggtcacaagtcAGTAGCTTTatcactgcgccaaggctccccttctgaAATAACAATTTTGGTTATCCTATTAAAAACACACAATAGTTGCTTTACCGATGCTGCATTCTTCGGGGAGGTGGTCTGCAACGCCGACTGACCGGCAGTATGGCTTAGAGCCAGCTCGTTTATATGGTGGGTATATATGAAGTCGATTCATATTATTTGTTGCTCAAATAAATGTGGCAGTATGGCTTAGAGCCAGCTCGTTTATATGGTGGTATATGTGAAGTCGATTCATATTACTTGTTGCTCAAATAAATGTATCTAGATGATGTATTTGTATTTCAGTGACGTCCATTTGTGTTAGATAAATCCATTTGAATGACAAGTAACATGGAAGCGAAGCAAATACTTTATAGTATATATGATCTCACCACTTATGTCAATGGCTCATCCTTTCAGCTCTTCTTTGGCCTTTAGTATCTCCGTCTTCCCATTATAATCTCATCATCTATGTCAATGGTTCATCCTTTCAGCTCTTCTCTGGCCTTTAGTATCTCGGAAGAGAATGAGCGTAATTATTTTTCAAGCATCCTTAGACCAAATCAGTTGTACATTGGTTTACAAATTAGtgattactccctccattcctaaatattcctaaatataagtctttttagaaattccaacaagtgactactccctctgtttcaaattacttgttttggatttgtctagatacggatgtatctagactcattttagtgctagataccttcgtatctagacaaatctaagacaagtaattcggaacgaagggagtacatataaagcaaaatgagtgaatctatattttaaaatatgtctacatacatccgtatgttgtagtccatttgaaatatctaaaaatgcttacatttaggaacggagggagtatgtggtaAAAAATAACCTATTGTTCTATTTGGTAGATAATAAGTAAACATCATTTTTTGTGGCTAGTGCTTCTATAACCGTTAAATAATTGTAAGGTTGCAATACATTTTTTCAGAACATGCAAATTGCAATTAAAAATATAACATTGAGAACTGCCTTTCCATATTTTTGTTGGGAAACTTGAGAGACCTTTTGGCACTGCATCTGGTTATCCAGCCGGGTTGTGCTCAACACCATGCCATCCATACAGACATGGTCGAACATGTATCATCTGTGGAGCCGAGGGAATATGCAACAAAGGGTTCATGAGCACGCACAACGGTACTCCTGCAAAATAACATCAGAACATTATTGCGGTTGAGTTATGGTTACAACAATCGGAGCTAATTGAAACAATACTGAACATGGCTAGCAAGTACTCCCTTCGTCTgaaaaaacttgtccctcaaatagatgtatctagccCCAAGTTAATGCTAGACACATCCATTTGAGGAACACgtttgggacaagttttttcggacggagggagtatccaCTCACCGATGAAATATTGGTCCAGGTCTGCAGGAAGACCAAAATATAGGTAACTAGGAGATTGTGAGCTCTAGAATAAAAGAACAACACCTTTGTCGCACGCTACACTTTGATTCAGTGTGAGTGTGAACTCCTCAACCGCCACAACTCTGTGTGAGGTAATTCAAGCTGTAGACTACCTTCATGATTGGAAGTGGAACGTTTGATATAAAGGTGACTACGTTAGAAAAGCTAGCGTTGGCAAGCTGACCGGTAATTACATGGTTGCATCAACATCACCAAATGATTTGCTGCAAGGACAGTTCACCTTTACTATTGCTTTTTATTCCAGTAATATATACGAAAAAGGATTCAGAACAAATGAGGCGAAGGACTGCATTACCTAGGCAACATGGTGGCAGTGAACTGCTACCCCAACAATGCATCCCCGCAGCTAGTGTCGATCATCTGTATGACGGTCGCTTTGTTCAGCATGTAGTGTCGTCAAGGATTGGGTTGTTGGCCGGTGGCGGGGGCAGCTACATCCAGGCTGCCCCGTTAGTCGGCGACGAGATGCGGTTCGTTCGATCTTTGTACTTGGAGCGAGCAGGAAGGAGGCAGCCAGCACCTACGAGCAGAGTTGACCTACCCCTCGCTTAGGCAATCAGGATGAGAGAAAAGATTAGTTGGGGAGCTTGATTTAGTAGGAAAAAAGACTGCAAGAGATCtttatattttggtcatttgagATTTTGGGAGGTAATAGCACTTTCATTTGGTGATCAATGGTAGTAATGGGAGGGTGGTTTAGGGTTTGGTGATCAATGGTAGTAATGGGAGGGTGGTattcaatttggtaagatttgataATAATTGATTTGTTGTGTATAGCAGAGGATTTGTTGGGGATACATTGGTCATTTGGTAAGATTAGCGGTTGAAGGAAATCATGTCAAAAAATCAGTATAAAAAGGCGAAAACGTGGATGAGGTGGGTGTCAGTTTGGAGAGAGAAAAATCGGTGGGATGAGGAGGCAAGCGTACCTGGAGGACAAAACAACTTACAACTCTCTTTTAATAGTAGAGATGATTAGAAGTGGAATGTTTGATATA
Proteins encoded in this window:
- the LOC123039588 gene encoding PHD finger protein ALFIN-LIKE 1, encoding MDASYRRSGAGGGGGSAPRTVEDIFKDYRARRNAIHRALTHDVEEFYAQCDPEKENLCLYGYANEAWEVALPAEEVPTELPEPALGINFARDGMKRSDWLALVAVHSDSWLVSVAFYYAARLTRNDRKRLFGMMNDLPTVYEVISGMRQSKERDRSGGIDNSGRNKLPSKHTVEAPPPPRTENNARDADEGYDEDDGDHSETLCGTCGGIYSAEEFWIGCDVCERWYHGKCVKITPAKAESIKQYKCPSCSSKRPRQ